Below is a window of Chitinispirillales bacterium ANBcel5 DNA.
GCTGCAAGTCCAAGCATTGCATGTAAAAAACTCTGAGTTATCCCCTCTTTAAGATGATCCCCGCAATCGTGCCACCCTCCGGGTGTAGGATCCTGGAGGTGACAAGCCGGATGGAACCAGGAATCTGAATCGCCACATCGGTTAACACCCGGAAACTTTATGGCTGCGTCACGAACCCAACTGTAGATCCTCTCATCAATCCTAAACGGCACCGATTCATCTGTACCCACTCTGATAATGTATCTTCCCGGCCCTACCGATTCCGGAATCATACCTTCATAGAGCGCCCCCTCCACAAGTTCACTCTCCATCTCATAACGCGTGTCACCGCCGGTAGTTATCTGAGCGTTGTTTGATGCACGGATCCTCATTTGCCCCGCAACTTCTGTGTTTCTTGGTATGAGCTGCCCGGTAGCGACCATGTCCCCGGAGTTATATTCGATAACAGAAAACTGAGATGGTGACGAGCCCTGCGAAGCTACATAATAAAAGTATTTATTATCCTGTGGCCTGTACCCGGCCTGATTAACTCTCACCCGCCCAATCTGAATAGTGGCAGAATCACGATAGAGCTGATCGAGTGTATCGGGGAGTGGCAGTGAAATCTGCTCATAGGAACGGGGGTCCTGATGCTGAGCACTTGAAGCGCTTAAAACAGTGATGATCACTACCAGAAAAATTTTTACTATGCATATCATAAATCCGGCTCCACCTTAGTAGGATTATGTAAGTACAACACGCTATTCACTTTATTACTGTTTCAAAACTATCCCTAATTAATATAAAACTTAATTCTGCACATAGTGATACTTTAATCTATTTTATAGCTTTACCTGAAAAAAAGTGTAGACAGTTGTGTCTACGGTTTTAAAAATCAGATTAGACGACCCCGGGTAAGCTGCAACTACCTGAAACAAAAGGCTCTTAGCATTGATAGAAAGTAATGTTTTCATAACGGGCGTAAATGGCTTTGTCGGGCAACACCTTGCTATATATCTTAGAAATATCGGTATGATGGTGTATGGTACTGACGCTCACCCCTCTCCGGCAATGGAGTTTGTGACCTATACACAAGCACTGCTTCCGGACACACCTGCAATGGAAGCCATGATTAAGGCTGTTAAACCTGCTCAGATTTATCACCTTGCAGCTATCAGCTACCTTCCAGAAGCAGACAACTCACCTCAGGATGCATTCAGAATCAACCTTTTAGGAACAATTTCGGTTCTGGATGCAGCAAAACGCTACGCGCCCAACTGTAGCATTCTAATCACCGGATCATCCAAAGAGTATGGCGCAGTATCAGCAACCGAACCAATCAGGGAAGAACTTACCCCTGTTCCTCACGATTTCTATGCTATTTCCAAATACTCCGGCGAACTTATCGCAGCTCAATACTCCAGGCAATTTAACCTGGACTGCCGTTGCACACGATCTTTTAACCATTCCGGGCCAGGACAGAGTCCCAAATTCGTATGCTCTGATTGGGCGTATCAGGTAGCACAGATCGAGAAAAACAAGGCTCCTGCTACCATAAAAGTAGGCGACATTTCTGCGATGTTGGATTTCTGTGATGTAAGGGATATAGTTAAAGCCTACTATCTAATACTGAAAAAGGGCCGGTGGGGTGATATCTATAATGTTTGCTCCGGAAAGGGAATTTCTCTTCAATATATCCTTAAATATTTGATAAATAAATCCTCTCAGCAGATTGAAATACTCCACCCTAATGAGAAAAGACGACCTAAAGGCCACAGTCTCAGCATCGTCGGGAACAACTCAAAACTTTGCTCCCATACCGGCTGGCGAGCACAAATCGCCATTGAGAAGACACTCGATGATCTTTTTGATTACTGGATGAAACAACCCAAATAAGGTAAGCTCTTGGACTGCAGGCCGGCTTTCATTTATTTTGGTTAATTATTTTGGATAGATAAAAGTAGATAAATATTTAATTCGAAGGGGTTATTGCATGTCACCACACGTTGATATCTGGGCTAACCTGCCACATGCCATCAGAGATATTGAACTTGCCGACTGGGGCAGAAAAGAGATTGATGTTGCTCAAAAAGAGATGCCTGGTCTTATGGCTGTTAGAGAGAAATATGCCGCTGAGAAACCTCTGAAAGGGGTCAGGGTTTCTGGCTCTCTTCATATGACCATACAAACTGCAGTTCTTATCGAAACACTTACGGAGCTTGGAGCAGATGTTCGGTGGGCATCCTGTAATATCTTCTCAACCCAGGATCATGCAGCAGCAGCAATTGCCCGCACCGGTGTACCAGTGTTTGCCTGGAAGGGCGAGAGCCTTGAAGACTACTGGGCCTGTACCTATCAGGCGCTTACTTTTCCGGGTAATAAGGGACCAAATCTTATTGTAGACGACGGTGGAGATGCCACCCTCCTCATCCATAAAGGCTACCAGCTTGAGGATGGTGATAAGTGGGCTTATGAGCCAGCAGAAAGCGAGGAAGAAGCTGTTTTAAAAAGCCTGCTTCAAAAAGTTCATGAAAAAAATCCACAACACTGGCATAGTGTGGCAAAAGAGTGGAAAGGCGTTTCGGAAGAAACGACTACCGGTGTACACCGCCTCTACCAGATGCTAAAAAATGACAAACTACTTGTTCCTGCAATAAACGTAAATGATTCTGTTACAAAATCAAAGTTTGATAACCTTTACGGTTGCCGGGAAAGCCTTGCGGACGGAATCAAAAGAGCAACCGATGTGATGATTGCGGGAAAAGTTGTGGTGGTGTGTGGTTTTGGAGATGTAGGGAAAGGATGCGCTCAGTCCATGAGCGGGTTTGGCGCACGGGTAATCGTTACTGAAGTAGACCCGATATGTGCCCTTCAGGCTGCAATGGCAGGTTATCAGGTTACTACAGTGGAAGACACGCTTGGAATAGCCGATGTTTATGTTACAACTACCGGTAACGTAGACATAATTACAGCCAAGCATATGTCTAAAATGAAGGATCAGGCAATAGTCTGCAATATCGGTCATTTTGACAATGAAATACAGGTTAGCCAACTCGAAAACTGGCCTGACATTAAAAAGGTCACAATCAAACCTCAGGTAGATAAATATATCTATCCTGATGGCCACGAAATCTTTTTACTTGCCGAGGGAAGGCTGGTTAACCTTGGCTGTGCTACCGGACACCCATCATTTGTTATGTCTAACTCATTCACTAACCAGACTCTGGCCCAAATTGATCTATGGGAAAACAGAGATGAATATAAACCTAACGTTTACATTCTTTCAAAACTCCTTGATGAAGAAGTTGCACGCCTTCACCTGGAGAAAATTGGGGTTAAATTAACCAAGTTGAACAAAAAACAGGCTGATTATATCGGCGTTCCGGTTGAAGGTCCGTTTAAACCAGA
It encodes the following:
- a CDS encoding GDP-mannose 4,6-dehydratase — its product is MIESNVFITGVNGFVGQHLAIYLRNIGMMVYGTDAHPSPAMEFVTYTQALLPDTPAMEAMIKAVKPAQIYHLAAISYLPEADNSPQDAFRINLLGTISVLDAAKRYAPNCSILITGSSKEYGAVSATEPIREELTPVPHDFYAISKYSGELIAAQYSRQFNLDCRCTRSFNHSGPGQSPKFVCSDWAYQVAQIEKNKAPATIKVGDISAMLDFCDVRDIVKAYYLILKKGRWGDIYNVCSGKGISLQYILKYLINKSSQQIEILHPNEKRRPKGHSLSIVGNNSKLCSHTGWRAQIAIEKTLDDLFDYWMKQPK
- the ahcY gene encoding adenosylhomocysteinase, with amino-acid sequence MSPHVDIWANLPHAIRDIELADWGRKEIDVAQKEMPGLMAVREKYAAEKPLKGVRVSGSLHMTIQTAVLIETLTELGADVRWASCNIFSTQDHAAAAIARTGVPVFAWKGESLEDYWACTYQALTFPGNKGPNLIVDDGGDATLLIHKGYQLEDGDKWAYEPAESEEEAVLKSLLQKVHEKNPQHWHSVAKEWKGVSEETTTGVHRLYQMLKNDKLLVPAINVNDSVTKSKFDNLYGCRESLADGIKRATDVMIAGKVVVVCGFGDVGKGCAQSMSGFGARVIVTEVDPICALQAAMAGYQVTTVEDTLGIADVYVTTTGNVDIITAKHMSKMKDQAIVCNIGHFDNEIQVSQLENWPDIKKVTIKPQVDKYIYPDGHEIFLLAEGRLVNLGCATGHPSFVMSNSFTNQTLAQIDLWENRDEYKPNVYILSKLLDEEVARLHLEKIGVKLTKLNKKQADYIGVPVEGPFKPEHYRY